A single Defluviitalea saccharophila DNA region contains:
- the rplL gene encoding 50S ribosomal protein L7/L12 — protein MAKLSIQEIIDAVKELTVLELNELVEKCEEEFGVSAAAGVMVAAGAVAGGAAAAEEKTEFDVELTDAGAQKIKVIKVIREITGLGLKEAKDLVEGAPKVVKEGLAKEEAESLKAKLEEVGAKVTLK, from the coding sequence ATGGCAAAATTATCAATTCAAGAAATTATTGATGCTGTTAAAGAACTTACAGTTTTAGAACTTAATGAATTAGTAGAAAAATGTGAAGAAGAATTTGGTGTATCCGCTGCTGCTGGTGTTATGGTAGCTGCTGGTGCTGTAGCTGGCGGTGCTGCTGCTGCAGAAGAAAAAACTGAATTCGATGTTGAATTAACTGATGCAGGTGCTCAAAAGATTAAAGTAATCAAAGTAATCAGAGAAATCACTGGCCTTGGATTAAAAGAAGCTAAAGACCTTGTAGAAGGTGCTCCAAAAGTAGTAAAAGAAGGTCTTGCTAAAGAAGAAGCAGAATCTTTAAAAGCAAAATTAGAAGAAGTTGGAGCAAAAGTAACATTAAAATAA
- the rplJ gene encoding 50S ribosomal protein L10 — protein MAKIEQKQVVVNEIKEKLNGAASVVLVDYRGLTVEQDTELRKKLREAGVDYKVYKNTMMNFAVKDTEFEPLKDYFEGPSAIAFSYDDPTNGPRVLESIASKYKALEFKAGVVEGKLYDAAGITKIAKIPPKEELLSKLLGSFNSPIASFARVIKAIAEKQAEGSEAAAE, from the coding sequence GTGGCTAAAATAGAACAAAAACAAGTAGTAGTTAATGAAATTAAAGAGAAGTTAAATGGTGCTGCATCTGTTGTATTAGTTGATTACAGAGGTTTGACTGTTGAACAGGATACAGAACTTAGAAAGAAACTTCGTGAAGCAGGAGTAGACTACAAAGTTTACAAAAACACAATGATGAACTTTGCTGTAAAAGATACAGAGTTCGAGCCCTTAAAAGATTACTTTGAAGGACCAAGTGCTATTGCATTCAGTTATGATGATCCAACCAACGGTCCCAGAGTACTAGAAAGCATTGCATCCAAATACAAAGCCTTAGAATTCAAAGCAGGTGTTGTAGAAGGTAAACTATACGATGCAGCTGGAATTACTAAGATAGCAAAAATACCACCAAAAGAAGAATTACTTTCCAAGTTACTTGGAAGCTTCAATTCTCCAATTGCATCCTTTGCTCGTGTAATCAAAGCGATTGCAGAAAAACAAGCAGAAGGCTCAGAAGCTGCTGCAGAATAA
- the rplA gene encoding 50S ribosomal protein L1: MKRGKKYIEAAKLVDRGTLYEAREAMDLVQKVAIAKFDETVEAHIKLGVDSRHADQQVRGAVVLPHGTGKTVRVLVFAKGDKAKEAEDAGADFVGGEELIPKIQNEGWLEFDVVVATPDMMAVVGRLGRVLGPKGLMPNPKAGTVTMDVAKAIADIKAGKIEYRLDKTNIIHVPIGKVSFGTQKLLDNFQTLMSAVIKAKPAAAKGQYLRSIAVSSTMGPGIKINPLKVTE, from the coding sequence ATGAAAAGAGGAAAAAAATACATCGAAGCTGCGAAATTAGTTGATCGTGGTACTCTTTATGAAGCGCGTGAAGCTATGGACTTAGTTCAAAAAGTAGCTATTGCAAAATTTGATGAAACTGTAGAAGCACATATTAAATTAGGTGTTGACTCAAGACATGCGGACCAACAAGTTCGTGGAGCAGTTGTTCTTCCTCATGGAACAGGTAAAACAGTACGTGTTCTTGTATTTGCTAAAGGAGACAAAGCAAAAGAAGCTGAAGACGCAGGAGCAGATTTTGTTGGAGGAGAAGAACTTATTCCAAAAATCCAAAACGAAGGATGGTTGGAATTTGACGTTGTTGTAGCAACACCAGATATGATGGCTGTAGTAGGACGTCTTGGACGTGTATTAGGACCAAAAGGCTTAATGCCAAATCCTAAAGCTGGAACCGTTACTATGGACGTTGCGAAAGCAATTGCAGATATTAAAGCCGGTAAAATAGAATACCGTTTAGATAAAACAAATATTATCCACGTACCTATTGGTAAAGTATCTTTTGGTACACAAAAATTACTCGATAACTTCCAAACACTTATGAGTGCAGTTATAAAAGCAAAACCGGCAGCTGCTAAAGGACAATACCTAAGAAGCATTGCCGTATCTTCCACTATGGGCCCTGGAATTAAAATTAATCCTTTGAAAGTAACAGAATAA
- the rplK gene encoding 50S ribosomal protein L11: MAKKVTGMIKLQIPAGKATPAPPVGPALGQHGVNIMGFCKEFNERTAQQAGLIIPVVITVYQDRSFTFITKTPPAAVLLKKACKIESGSGVPNKTKVATISKEEVRKIAELKMPDLNAATIEAAMSMIAGTARSMGIVVQD, encoded by the coding sequence ATGGCGAAAAAAGTTACTGGAATGATTAAATTGCAGATTCCTGCAGGAAAGGCAACACCGGCACCACCGGTTGGACCAGCTTTAGGTCAACATGGTGTAAATATTATGGGATTTTGTAAAGAGTTCAATGAAAGAACAGCTCAACAAGCAGGATTAATAATCCCTGTTGTAATCACTGTTTACCAAGACAGAAGCTTTACATTTATCACCAAGACTCCACCGGCAGCAGTATTGCTTAAAAAAGCATGTAAAATCGAGTCCGGATCCGGAGTTCCAAATAAAACTAAAGTTGCAACAATTTCTAAAGAAGAAGTTAGAAAAATTGCTGAACTTAAAATGCCTGACTTAAATGCTGCAACCATAGAAGCTGCAATGAGCATGATTGCAGGAACAGCAAGAAGTATGGGAATCGTAGTACAAGACTAA
- the nusG gene encoding transcription termination/antitermination protein NusG, whose product MSDDAKWYVVHTYSGYENKVKANIEKVIENRNMHELIHEVIVPLHDAVEIKNGKKKTVQRKIFPGYVLVKMLMTDDTWYVVRNTRGVTGFVGPGSKPVPLSEDEIRGMGIELPKAKIDIEVGDAVKVITGPFENSVGVIKEIHEHKRTAIVRLSMFGRETPVELDFTQIQKM is encoded by the coding sequence ATGTCTGACGATGCAAAATGGTATGTGGTCCATACCTATTCCGGATATGAAAACAAAGTTAAGGCGAATATTGAAAAAGTTATAGAAAATAGAAACATGCATGAACTGATCCATGAAGTGATTGTTCCGCTGCATGATGCAGTTGAAATCAAAAATGGAAAGAAAAAGACGGTTCAGCGTAAAATATTCCCGGGATACGTACTGGTGAAAATGTTGATGACAGATGACACATGGTATGTTGTGAGAAATACTAGAGGAGTAACCGGATTCGTAGGACCTGGTTCAAAACCTGTTCCTCTTTCGGAGGATGAAATTAGAGGTATGGGCATTGAACTTCCAAAAGCAAAAATTGATATTGAAGTCGGAGATGCTGTAAAAGTCATAACAGGACCATTTGAAAATTCAGTTGGTGTGATCAAAGAAATCCATGAACATAAGCGAACAGCGATTGTAAGACTATCCATGTTCGGACGTGAAACACCAGTTGAACTTGATTTTACTCAGATTCAAAAGATGTAA
- the secE gene encoding preprotein translocase subunit SecE, with amino-acid sequence MMKEFYHQFKGEFKKIIWPNREELIKQTTVVIVTSLVVAAVVFVMDLIYSSGFDFIMKIFG; translated from the coding sequence ATGATGAAAGAATTCTATCACCAATTCAAAGGCGAGTTTAAGAAAATCATTTGGCCCAATCGAGAAGAACTAATAAAGCAAACAACAGTAGTTATTGTCACTTCTTTAGTAGTAGCAGCGGTTGTATTTGTTATGGATTTAATTTACAGTAGCGGATTCGACTTTATCATGAAAATTTTTGGATAA
- the rpmG gene encoding 50S ribosomal protein L33 yields MRVKITLACTECKQRNYNTTKEKRNHPDRMETKKYCRFCKTHTVHKETK; encoded by the coding sequence GTGAGAGTAAAAATCACTTTGGCATGTACAGAGTGCAAGCAAAGAAATTATAACACCACAAAAGAAAAAAGAAATCATCCTGACAGGATGGAAACTAAGAAGTATTGCAGATTCTGCAAAACACATACTGTGCACAAAGAAACCAAGTAG
- the fliS gene encoding flagellar export chaperone FliS — translation MALSSAYQTYKNNAILTATPQELTLMLYDGALKFCNQAIKSIEAGRITEAHRYIVRTEDIIEEFQATLDKKYPISKELDSLYEYIYRRLVEANIKKDKVILEEVYELIKELRDTWKEAMKLAKTQSV, via the coding sequence ATGGCATTGTCCAGTGCATATCAAACATATAAAAATAATGCTATTCTAACTGCTACACCTCAGGAACTAACATTGATGTTATATGATGGGGCGTTAAAGTTTTGCAATCAAGCGATAAAATCCATTGAAGCAGGAAGAATAACAGAAGCTCACAGATACATTGTTCGAACAGAAGATATCATAGAAGAATTTCAGGCAACCTTAGATAAAAAATATCCTATTAGCAAAGAGTTAGATTCACTTTATGAGTATATTTATAGAAGACTGGTTGAAGCTAATATTAAAAAGGACAAGGTTATTTTAGAAGAAGTATATGAATTAATTAAGGAATTAAGAGATACATGGAAGGAAGCTATGAAACTTGCCAAAACTCAATCTGTGTAA
- a CDS encoding flagellar protein FlgN codes for MEPNTLIQEMILLGEKKIQLLKQMWELTEKQAQHCTEDQLSELEKLLNERQKCIEEIKELDQRFEEKSRVLKKTLGINLLDEIDLNIYPSARELKKVREDILNHVVRIKSLDDENKKVMEKLLYETSLELKKIRQGKAANQRYQYESAGSGGVYFDTKK; via the coding sequence ATGGAACCTAATACCCTTATTCAAGAAATGATTTTACTGGGAGAAAAGAAGATTCAACTTTTAAAACAAATGTGGGAACTTACCGAAAAACAGGCACAGCATTGTACAGAAGACCAGCTGTCTGAACTTGAAAAGCTCCTTAATGAAAGACAAAAATGTATAGAAGAAATCAAAGAACTAGATCAAAGGTTTGAAGAAAAATCTAGAGTTTTAAAGAAAACTTTAGGCATTAATTTGTTGGATGAAATTGATTTGAACATATATCCTTCAGCAAGAGAACTAAAAAAAGTTCGAGAAGATATATTAAATCATGTGGTAAGAATAAAGTCGCTGGATGATGAGAATAAGAAAGTTATGGAAAAGCTACTATACGAAACAAGCCTGGAATTAAAAAAGATCAGGCAGGGGAAGGCAGCTAATCAGCGGTATCAATACGAATCAGCAGGTTCAGGAGGAGTATATTTCGATACCAAAAAATGA
- the fliD gene encoding flagellar filament capping protein FliD, producing MLISNKLRLTGFSGLDTESMVEQLMKAEYTKVDKLKQKLQVLKWQQEGYREMTNLLRGFKDKYLDILSKDNLISVSSFQAYSTSVKLNGADTNAVKVEASAGVAVGSHKIQVTQLAKKEVWESTGNVSGDMVGNAGSIDWSKLSKGKTFDITLDGVKKTITLSGNYSGSTETEKVDALVAELQTKISDAFGSGNVTVSNEGNKIKFEATGHTFKISDTTNTYVSSLGFNNNQTNSITGSQLTFPLENLDGTFKISVNGTEKEITLSGSYETIDELATALNTEINDAFKADGGFDRDVVNVKVVDNKLKIVSYSTSDEIKLSKGSTNDILSKLGFSNGAKISKLEGAVDLTVSDIGKEFNIYVEGKSEPILIEIADDITDIDDLKTIINDKLNADNAGISVDVSEGGDKLIFVNSDGKEIKIANSTHKTADALGFKNGATNNLNLQDSLKNVFGITGTVNLEINGVSFTFKETDTVKSVMDKINNSSAGVTLSYSSVSDKFMLQSDKEGAANKIRISPEDNILIEKMFGQGGPDIKHATDAQFTLDGVPTQRSSNTFEVDGIKYTLNSVTNGEEVEITINSDPEKLVTKIKDFVDAYNDLISKINAKTSESRKKASKYEYYMPLTDEQKKEMSEKDIELWEEAAKAGLFKNDATLQKITDSMRRALYDAVEGVGIRIFDIGITTSTAYTDKGKLVIDEAKLRKAIEENPDQIAELFSKKSSISYDSSNRAQRYEQNGLSSRLLDIINDNIRTTVDSKGYRGILIEKAGIENSVTNVNNMMTKEIERQSNAIDELMDRLADKENRYFTMFARMESALQSMNNQSSYLTSMLSGWQ from the coding sequence ATGCTTATAAGTAATAAACTTAGGCTGACAGGTTTTTCTGGGCTGGATACGGAGTCTATGGTTGAACAGCTAATGAAGGCAGAATATACGAAAGTAGACAAACTGAAGCAAAAGCTCCAGGTCTTAAAATGGCAGCAAGAAGGCTATAGAGAAATGACTAATTTGCTTCGAGGATTTAAGGATAAATATTTGGATATTTTATCCAAGGACAACTTGATTTCAGTGTCGAGTTTCCAAGCTTACTCAACTTCTGTTAAATTAAATGGAGCAGATACCAATGCCGTAAAAGTAGAAGCGTCAGCGGGAGTAGCTGTTGGCAGTCATAAAATACAGGTTACCCAATTGGCGAAAAAAGAAGTATGGGAAAGTACAGGGAATGTTTCAGGAGATATGGTTGGAAATGCAGGTTCTATTGACTGGTCCAAATTATCCAAGGGAAAAACCTTTGATATTACATTAGATGGAGTTAAGAAAACAATTACATTATCAGGCAATTATTCAGGATCAACTGAAACGGAAAAAGTGGATGCTTTAGTAGCAGAACTACAAACCAAGATATCAGATGCCTTTGGATCTGGAAATGTGACTGTATCAAATGAGGGGAATAAAATAAAGTTTGAAGCAACAGGACATACCTTCAAAATATCTGATACCACAAATACTTATGTTAGTTCTCTTGGATTTAATAATAACCAAACAAACTCTATTACAGGAAGTCAATTAACATTTCCTTTAGAAAATTTAGATGGCACTTTCAAAATAAGTGTAAATGGAACTGAGAAAGAAATTACTTTGTCAGGAAGTTATGAGACTATTGATGAATTAGCCACAGCATTGAATACTGAGATAAATGATGCTTTTAAAGCTGATGGTGGTTTTGACAGAGATGTCGTAAATGTTAAGGTAGTAGATAATAAGCTTAAAATCGTATCTTATAGCACTTCAGATGAAATAAAGCTAAGTAAAGGATCTACAAATGACATTCTATCTAAATTAGGTTTTAGTAATGGTGCTAAAATCTCAAAATTAGAAGGTGCAGTTGATCTTACGGTATCTGATATAGGAAAAGAATTTAATATTTATGTGGAAGGTAAATCTGAGCCTATTCTAATTGAAATTGCCGATGATATAACCGATATTGATGATTTGAAAACAATAATCAATGATAAGTTAAATGCTGATAATGCAGGGATTAGTGTGGATGTCAGTGAAGGTGGGGACAAATTAATTTTTGTAAATTCTGATGGCAAAGAAATCAAAATTGCAAACAGTACGCACAAAACTGCAGATGCTTTAGGCTTTAAAAATGGAGCTACTAATAACTTGAATTTACAAGATAGCTTAAAAAATGTATTTGGCATTACAGGTACTGTTAATCTTGAGATCAATGGAGTTTCCTTCACATTTAAAGAAACAGATACAGTAAAAAGTGTAATGGATAAAATTAATAATAGTAGCGCAGGAGTTACTCTTTCTTATAGCAGCGTGAGTGATAAATTTATGCTTCAATCAGATAAAGAAGGAGCAGCAAATAAAATTAGAATATCTCCTGAGGATAATATACTGATAGAAAAAATGTTTGGACAGGGTGGACCAGATATTAAGCATGCAACCGATGCGCAATTTACTTTAGACGGTGTACCTACCCAACGAAGCTCCAATACCTTTGAAGTGGATGGGATAAAATATACATTAAACAGTGTTACAAACGGAGAAGAAGTTGAAATAACAATCAATTCAGATCCTGAAAAATTAGTCACCAAAATCAAAGATTTCGTTGATGCTTACAACGACTTAATTAGTAAGATCAATGCGAAGACAAGTGAAAGCAGAAAAAAGGCGAGCAAATATGAGTATTATATGCCTTTGACAGATGAACAGAAAAAAGAAATGTCCGAAAAAGACATTGAACTTTGGGAAGAAGCTGCGAAAGCAGGATTATTTAAAAATGATGCGACTCTTCAAAAAATCACTGATTCCATGAGAAGAGCATTATATGATGCTGTAGAAGGAGTAGGCATTCGGATTTTTGATATAGGTATTACGACTTCAACTGCGTATACTGATAAAGGAAAACTTGTTATTGATGAAGCAAAATTAAGAAAGGCTATAGAAGAAAATCCTGATCAAATTGCCGAATTATTCTCCAAGAAGTCCAGCATCTCCTATGACAGTTCAAATAGAGCTCAGAGATATGAACAAAATGGTCTTTCTTCAAGACTTCTGGATATCATTAATGATAATATTCGTACAACCGTAGACTCAAAAGGCTATCGAGGGATTTTAATCGAGAAAGCAGGAATTGAGAATTCAGTTACCAATGTCAATAATATGATGACTAAAGAAATAGAGCGTCAAAGCAATGCGATCGATGAATTGATGGACAGATTAGCAGACAAGGAAAACAGATATTTCACTATGTTTGCAAGAATGGAATCCGCTCTTCAATCTATGAATAACCAATCCAGCTACTTGACTTCTATGTTGTCAGGATGGCAATAA
- a CDS encoding flagellar protein FlaG — MKIESNAQSAHMPMPTAQTMNNEMIGRDKKNPVVDKNIDLLEYKQAYPEYQPTIAEKTVIEAIEKANKKLSGVMAEFEFSIHDETKQIMVKVINKDTKEVIREIPPEKTLDMVAHLWEMAGIIVDEKR; from the coding sequence ATGAAAATAGAAAGCAATGCTCAATCGGCACATATGCCTATGCCTACTGCTCAAACGATGAATAACGAAATGATTGGCAGAGATAAAAAGAATCCAGTCGTTGATAAAAATATTGACTTGCTTGAATACAAACAAGCCTATCCGGAGTACCAACCTACTATTGCAGAGAAGACTGTCATTGAAGCTATTGAAAAAGCAAATAAAAAATTAAGTGGTGTAATGGCTGAATTTGAATTCTCAATCCATGACGAGACAAAACAAATTATGGTGAAAGTAATTAACAAAGACACAAAAGAAGTTATTCGTGAAATACCTCCAGAAAAGACATTGGACATGGTAGCCCACCTTTGGGAAATGGCAGGTATTATAGTTGATGAAAAAAGATAA
- a CDS encoding dTDP-glucose 4,6-dehydratase — translation MNILVTGGAGFIGRWVVRKLLHDSHNVWVLDDLSNGREENLKEFINHPNFKAFIKGDIKDNQILEHLFNNKFNICYHLGASINVQDSIDDPKTTFDNDVIGTFNVLEQCKKNNTKMVFMSTCMVYDRANDETGITELHPTKPASPYAGSKIAGENMVLSYWYAYKLPTVVVRPFNTYGPFQKTGGEGGVIAIFLKKALKGEELLIYGTGDQTRDFLYVEDCAEFVVQAGYSDKVNGEIINAGLGRDISINDLALLIAEDEKKIEHVPHIHPQSEIMKLLCNYNKANRLLGWKPNHSLESGIAKTKSWIKENAHLI, via the coding sequence TTGAATATATTAGTAACCGGTGGAGCAGGCTTTATTGGAAGATGGGTTGTAAGAAAACTATTACATGATTCCCATAATGTCTGGGTTTTAGATGACTTATCCAATGGCAGAGAAGAAAATCTTAAAGAATTTATAAATCATCCAAACTTTAAAGCATTTATCAAGGGAGATATTAAGGATAATCAAATACTTGAACACCTATTTAATAATAAATTTAATATTTGCTACCATTTAGGGGCTAGTATCAATGTTCAAGACAGCATTGACGATCCTAAAACTACTTTTGATAACGATGTGATAGGAACTTTTAATGTACTTGAGCAGTGCAAAAAAAATAATACCAAGATGGTCTTTATGAGTACCTGTATGGTTTATGACAGAGCTAATGATGAAACCGGCATCACAGAGCTTCATCCGACCAAACCTGCTTCTCCTTATGCAGGAAGCAAGATTGCAGGAGAGAATATGGTGCTTTCCTATTGGTATGCTTACAAACTCCCAACAGTAGTCGTAAGACCGTTTAACACCTATGGACCATTCCAAAAAACAGGGGGAGAAGGGGGAGTAATCGCTATCTTCCTTAAAAAGGCTTTAAAAGGAGAAGAACTATTGATCTATGGAACAGGAGATCAAACACGGGATTTCTTATATGTAGAGGACTGTGCAGAGTTTGTTGTACAGGCAGGATACAGTGATAAAGTAAACGGAGAAATTATTAATGCTGGTTTAGGACGTGATATATCCATTAATGACTTAGCGTTATTAATTGCAGAAGATGAAAAGAAAATAGAACATGTTCCCCATATTCATCCTCAAAGTGAAATTATGAAGCTGCTTTGCAATTATAATAAAGCCAATCGTCTTCTTGGATGGAAACCAAATCACTCTCTGGAATCTGGTATTGCTAAAACAAAAAGTTGGATTAAAGAGAATGCTCATCTGATATAG
- the pseC gene encoding UDP-4-amino-4,6-dideoxy-N-acetyl-beta-L-altrosamine transaminase yields the protein MRDDFLPYGRQWIDEDDIQAVINVLKSDYLTTGPAIEEFENQLKTITGAKYAVAISNGTAALHAACFAAGIGEGDEVITTPMTFAATSNAVLYCGGTPVFADINPGTYNIDPKDIRRKITNKTKGIIPVHYTGQPCDMDEIMQIAKEHNLIVIEDAAHALGAEYKGRKIGSIGDMTTFSFHPVKPVTTGEGGAITTNDEELYQKLMLFRSHGITRDREMLLNDNAAWYYEQHVLGYNYRMTDIQAALGCSQLNKLESFLQKRREYAEMYNGAFKDLDGVIIQKQLNDTLSGWHLYVLQLDTDKIRPDRRVIFDELRIHNIGVNVHYIPVYYHPYYQKLGYKKGLCPNAEKLYDRIITLPLFPKMSKEDIMYVIKIVKELVDTYRVG from the coding sequence ATGAGAGATGATTTTTTACCCTATGGGCGTCAGTGGATTGATGAAGACGATATACAGGCTGTGATCAATGTATTAAAAAGCGATTATTTAACCACAGGCCCGGCTATTGAGGAGTTTGAAAATCAATTAAAGACGATTACAGGCGCTAAATATGCAGTAGCAATATCCAATGGAACAGCAGCCCTTCACGCTGCTTGTTTTGCAGCCGGGATCGGTGAGGGAGACGAAGTCATTACGACGCCAATGACCTTTGCAGCTACTTCCAATGCAGTCCTTTACTGTGGAGGAACACCAGTATTTGCTGACATTAATCCGGGAACTTATAATATTGATCCGAAAGATATCAGAAGAAAAATCACAAATAAAACAAAGGGAATTATACCCGTTCATTATACAGGACAGCCCTGCGATATGGATGAGATTATGCAAATCGCCAAAGAACACAATCTGATTGTCATAGAAGACGCTGCCCATGCCCTGGGAGCAGAATATAAGGGAAGAAAAATTGGAAGCATCGGGGATATGACAACCTTTAGCTTTCATCCTGTTAAGCCTGTTACAACCGGAGAAGGGGGAGCCATAACAACCAATGATGAAGAACTGTATCAAAAATTAATGCTCTTTCGATCCCATGGCATTACAAGGGATAGGGAGATGCTTTTAAATGATAACGCAGCATGGTATTACGAACAGCATGTCTTAGGATACAATTATAGAATGACGGATATTCAAGCGGCTCTTGGCTGCAGCCAGCTTAATAAACTGGAAAGTTTCCTTCAAAAAAGAAGAGAATATGCCGAGATGTATAATGGAGCGTTTAAAGACCTTGATGGTGTCATTATTCAAAAGCAGCTGAATGATACGCTATCCGGATGGCATCTCTATGTTCTTCAACTCGATACGGATAAAATAAGACCGGATAGAAGAGTAATATTCGATGAATTACGTATTCATAATATAGGGGTTAATGTCCATTATATTCCTGTGTATTACCATCCTTATTATCAAAAGCTAGGTTATAAAAAGGGCCTATGCCCAAATGCAGAAAAGCTTTATGATAGAATTATTACATTACCGCTATTTCCTAAGATGTCAAAAGAAGATATAATGTATGTAATAAAGATAGTAAAAGAATTAGTCGATACTTATAGAGTAGGATAA
- the pseG gene encoding UDP-2,4-diacetamido-2,4,6-trideoxy-beta-L-altropyranose hydrolase codes for MKILIRADGGKTIGMGHIMRTSVLAEELKQFAEVSYACLEGEEFDLGVSCLKQNGYSVLRLPKEDLLNRLKDIDYDCMMVDNYNVDSDFFNGLKRKGTLLGYIDDLKKEEYPVDFIINQNPYALDLNYRKEKYLKTFLGIKYVLLRKEFQNQSKRYIDPVCKDILVTVGGSDINRITEKIILNILKEELEVTLHVVIGPAFPRGYLDTFSHPKVKLYHNPTMSNLMKKCDLAISACGSTVYELAACGTPAIGIVVADNQIMASEKLKQLGIIKASNIENILDSIKEMTYEKRLEMSAKGQELVDGLGAKRLASEIFNLINERITGV; via the coding sequence ATGAAAATTCTAATTCGCGCAGATGGAGGCAAAACCATAGGCATGGGGCATATTATGAGAACCTCTGTATTAGCTGAGGAACTAAAACAGTTTGCAGAGGTATCTTATGCTTGTTTAGAAGGGGAAGAATTTGACTTAGGTGTTAGCTGTTTAAAACAAAATGGCTATTCTGTCCTTCGATTGCCTAAAGAAGATCTGTTAAATAGACTTAAAGACATAGACTATGATTGTATGATGGTTGACAATTATAATGTAGATTCTGATTTCTTTAATGGTTTAAAAAGAAAAGGAACCCTGTTAGGATATATTGATGATTTAAAGAAAGAAGAATATCCCGTTGATTTTATCATTAATCAAAACCCCTATGCCTTAGATTTAAACTATAGAAAAGAAAAGTATCTTAAGACTTTTTTAGGTATTAAATATGTTCTATTAAGAAAAGAGTTTCAAAATCAAAGTAAACGCTACATAGATCCTGTTTGTAAAGATATTTTGGTAACTGTAGGCGGTTCTGATATCAACAGAATTACGGAAAAGATCATATTAAACATACTTAAAGAAGAACTTGAAGTAACCCTTCATGTGGTTATTGGACCGGCTTTCCCTAGGGGTTATTTAGATACATTCAGTCACCCCAAGGTGAAACTTTATCATAATCCTACCATGTCTAATTTAATGAAAAAATGTGATTTAGCTATTTCAGCCTGTGGTTCCACAGTATATGAATTAGCAGCCTGTGGCACACCTGCCATAGGCATTGTAGTAGCAGATAATCAAATCATGGCATCTGAAAAGCTGAAACAATTAGGTATTATTAAAGCATCCAATATTGAAAATATATTAGATTCAATCAAAGAAATGACTTATGAAAAAAGATTAGAGATGTCAGCTAAGGGACAAGAATTAGTTGACGGGTTGGGAGCTAAGCGTTTAGCTTCCGAAATATTCAATCTGATCAACGAAAGAATAACAGGAGTGTGA